A DNA window from Bradyrhizobium sp. CCBAU 53421 contains the following coding sequences:
- a CDS encoding sulfite exporter TauE/SafE family protein encodes MRLEIILAVFGLCGIAAGFFAGLFGIGGGLIMVPVLVYAFKATGAGPQHTVAMALGTSMAAIVFSAAQSAYSHYCRGSTSIDTIRRAAPWVMVGVALGSAVAAEAPAIPLLTFVACFQLFAAALMVTDVSKLSTLQTVARRGPSLRVFSLAFGGIAALAGIGGGTLFTPYFKAAGMEPKLAIGTSAAIGLPVSLAGALTYAWEGRNVPLGHWMLGYINLPALAALVAGTLLTVRLGVAVAHWLPSRALASLFALFLVFNGMHLLYSALR; translated from the coding sequence ATGCGACTTGAGATAATCCTGGCGGTCTTCGGGCTATGCGGGATCGCTGCAGGTTTTTTTGCGGGATTGTTCGGCATCGGCGGTGGACTGATCATGGTGCCGGTGCTGGTGTACGCATTCAAGGCCACGGGGGCAGGCCCGCAGCACACGGTTGCAATGGCGCTCGGCACGTCGATGGCAGCGATCGTGTTTTCGGCGGCGCAAAGCGCGTACAGCCATTATTGTCGCGGCAGCACCTCTATCGATACCATCCGACGGGCCGCGCCTTGGGTGATGGTCGGCGTCGCACTCGGCAGTGCCGTCGCGGCCGAAGCCCCCGCCATTCCGCTGCTGACATTCGTGGCATGCTTCCAGCTGTTTGCGGCGGCCTTGATGGTGACTGATGTATCGAAGCTGAGCACGCTGCAAACGGTGGCGAGGCGCGGGCCCTCACTGAGGGTGTTTAGCCTAGCTTTCGGCGGCATTGCGGCTCTCGCGGGGATTGGGGGTGGAACGCTGTTCACCCCGTATTTCAAGGCTGCCGGCATGGAGCCAAAACTCGCGATCGGTACATCGGCTGCGATCGGACTGCCTGTCAGTCTTGCCGGCGCCCTCACCTACGCCTGGGAGGGTCGCAATGTGCCGCTGGGTCACTGGATGCTCGGCTACATCAATCTGCCCGCGTTGGCGGCACTCGTTGCGGGAACGCTGCTGACAGTCCGGCTTGGCGTGGCGGTTGCGCATTGGCTGCCTTCGCGCGCTCTGGCGTCGTTGTTCGCGCTGTTTCTGGTCTTCAACGGGATGCATCTCCTGTACTCGGCCTTGCGGTGA